AGGTATGTCAGGAGTTAATGGAAACCCAAATGTTGTGGACTAGCATGCTGAAATCCCACTGGGACCGGATGGACTACCCAGTCAAACAGGCCTACAACCGCCACACATGGGAGATCAGATAACAAAGGAGATCATGACCTCAACACCGTAACAAACGATATCCCTACCGGTGAACCTATAGCAGAAACCATCCAGACCCTCAGGGGACAATACCACGGTGCAATGTCGGAAGTGCAATAGTTAAAATAGATCGTTGAAACCTTCATGGCAACACCAGCAGGTAAGGACGCCACACCTTCCACCGGTACGCCAGAACCTGTGAACAACTCGAATACCACCCGAGGAAACAGACAAACAGTGGGAGGAGGCGGAGAGGCCACCAAAAGTGGAACAACTCCCCTTGATCCTTTCCAAGCCGAAGTCTAGCGTTTCATGAGGGAAATTACTGGAAAGATGGATAAGACTGCCAAGGAGGCAGAGAAGAACATGAAGGAATTCCAGAAGCACCTCAGCCAAATTCCTAGGGCACCTCCGGTCGTGGAGGGGACAGATTCAAAGAAGTATAGCCAGCGAGCATACACACCCAAGACAGTGCTAGAGCCGATCTCGAAGTGGTTCAAAATGCCCTATATTCCCAAATATGATGGCACCACTGATCAATAGGATCACATTACCATTTACTCTATGGAAATCAAGCGCAGTGACGTTGAGGAGAAGGAGATCAAGTCTGTGTTGATCTAGAAGTTTGGTGGGACCTTGCCTGGGGGTCCATGATATGGTACTCCCAGCTCCCGGAGCATTCAATCACATCATTTTCCATGCTGGCGGATGTTTTTATCATAGCTTATACCGGTGTAAGGAAGGTGAAAACTGAAAGCGAACACCTTCCATATTGCTCAGGAAAAATCGGAAGATCTCCGAGATTTCGTTACCCGATTCCAGAAGAAGCGTACGTTGCTACCTGCCGTACCGGATGATTGGGCTGCCGAAGCTTTTACCAAAAGTCTGAATCCTTTGAGTTCAGATGCACCCCAGAAGCTCAAGGAAAGTCTCTTCGAGTTCTAAGCCACAAACTAGGAGGACTACATAACTATTATGAATCCAAGATTCGAGTGGAAGATGACTTATTGGGCACTTTGTCTTCAGTTTCCCCTACAAAGGCGGACAAATGTTACGGTCCAGATCGAAACTCCTCAAAGAATTATTTCTAACCGTATCTTCCACCAAAAGCTACCAATAGTGGGTCTGGTTACAGGTCACTTGATAAGCCCGGAGGAAGTAAAACAGATAACTTCGGGAAGAACGGACGGGGTTTGCTGCCCAAGAATAATCAGTCCAATTCTCTATCGAATGGATTAGAACATCCCAAGCTTTTGGATTACAGTTTCACCATTAGAAAATCTCATATGGTGGATGTAATGAAGACTCATCCGTCATCTCGTCCTCCGAGGCTGATGCGATCCGACCCAAATTTGAGGGATCAGACGGTCTGGTACGAATTCCACGGGACTCACAGGCAAAAGACCACCAATTATAGACATCTCTGGGAGGAGGTAGAAAACATGATTGCTGGAGGACATCTCCAGGAATACTTGAgagataatggaagaaataaTTACGGCAAAGACAACCCTGCCGTGGAGAAGGATGCTCAAACTGCTTCCTCGCATGTAATCAACATAATTTTCGGACGAGCTACGATAGTAGGGACTAGCTTCATCGtatcgtggaagatgaagatctcTGTGACACGAGAAAAGAGAACTCGAGAGTTTCTGGAGAATGAGGCTATTACCTTCTCCGATGAAGATGCAGCGGGCGTCACTTTGCCTCATAATGATACCCTCGTCATCACCATACTTACTGAAAATTTCCAGGTCAATCGAGTCATGGTAGATCTAGGAAGTTTAGCAAATATCCTCCACTTGA
The nucleotide sequence above comes from Lycium barbarum isolate Lr01 chromosome 3, ASM1917538v2, whole genome shotgun sequence. Encoded proteins:
- the LOC132630914 gene encoding uncharacterized protein LOC132630914, whose protein sequence is MDKTAKEAEKNMKEFQKHLSQIPRAPPVVEGTDSKKSLDKPGGSKTDNFGKNGRGLLPKNNQSNSLSNGLEHPKLLDYSFTIRKSHMVDVMKTHPSSRPPRLMRSDPNLRDQTVWYEFHGTHRQKTTNYRHLWEEVENMIAGGHLQEYLRDNGRNNYGKDNPAVEKDAQTASSHVINIIFGRATIVGTSFIVSWKMKISVTREKRTREFLENEAITFSDEDAAGVTLPHNDTLVITILTENFQVNRVMVDLGSLANILHLKVVEEMGMLEKMIPTAQILFGFNMASDIEFAIEAGESRS